In a single window of the Streptomyces sp. NBC_00353 genome:
- a CDS encoding DUF7144 family membrane protein yields the protein MTSDATKPKAGTAGPAPWHGPTSGTTVLAAALMIFGGVMAILEGIAAIARDDLFVTTRHYVFQFSLSGWGWVHLILGIVIVLAGCAVLTGALWARYFGVVVAGLGAIANFLWLPYYPLWAMTLVAVNIFIVWALCTGMHREAGQGSTA from the coding sequence ATGACCAGTGACGCCACCAAACCCAAAGCGGGAACCGCCGGACCCGCCCCATGGCATGGGCCCACATCCGGTACCACCGTTCTCGCGGCAGCCCTGATGATCTTCGGCGGAGTGATGGCGATCCTCGAGGGGATCGCGGCCATCGCCAGGGACGACCTGTTCGTCACGACGCGTCATTACGTCTTCCAGTTCAGCCTGTCGGGCTGGGGCTGGGTCCACCTCATCCTGGGCATCGTCATCGTCCTCGCCGGCTGCGCCGTGCTCACCGGAGCCCTGTGGGCGCGCTACTTCGGTGTGGTCGTCGCCGGGCTGGGCGCGATCGCCAACTTCCTGTGGCTGCCGTACTACCCCTTGTGGGCCATGACGCTGGTGGCCGTCAACATCTTCATCGTCTGGGCGCTGTGCACGGGCATGCACCGTGAAGCGGGCCAAGGCTCGACGGCCTGA
- a CDS encoding Mur ligase family protein, translating to MAGNTEPLSPRAKLAVTAGKAAAAVSRAAGRGSGSVIGGRVALKLDPDLLGRLAQHLDVILVSATNGKTTTTRLIAEALRAAGPVVSNALGANMPAGITSALAGGSDAKYGVIEVDEKYLAGVARDTTPKVIALLNLSRDQLDRAAETRMLAEKWREGLSGSKAVIVANADDPLIVWAASSSPNVVWVAAGQAWKDDAWSCPSCGGVMQRPGDDWFCGECGFRRPAPSWVLHGDYVLDPHGSAWPIHLQLPGRANKANATSSAAVAAVFGVPPQVALERMYQVQAVAGRYDVVTFLGRELRLLLAKNPAGWLETFSLIDPPPTPVILSVNARGADGTDTSWLWDVDYTQLAGHPIFVLGDRKLDLAVRLEVAGLDFRVCENLDEAVQQAPPGRIEVIANYTAFQDLRRRVGN from the coding sequence ATGGCAGGCAACACGGAGCCGTTGTCGCCGCGCGCCAAGCTGGCGGTGACGGCGGGCAAGGCCGCTGCGGCGGTGTCGCGCGCTGCGGGGCGCGGCAGCGGATCGGTGATCGGCGGCCGGGTGGCGCTCAAGCTCGACCCCGACCTGCTGGGGCGACTGGCGCAGCACCTGGACGTGATCCTCGTGTCGGCGACGAACGGCAAGACGACGACGACCCGGCTGATCGCCGAGGCGCTGCGGGCCGCGGGCCCGGTTGTGTCGAACGCGCTCGGCGCCAACATGCCCGCGGGCATCACCTCCGCCCTGGCCGGTGGCTCGGACGCGAAGTACGGCGTGATCGAGGTCGACGAGAAGTACCTCGCCGGTGTCGCACGGGACACGACCCCCAAGGTGATCGCGCTGCTCAACCTCTCGCGCGACCAGCTGGACCGCGCCGCGGAGACCCGGATGCTGGCCGAGAAGTGGCGTGAGGGACTGTCCGGCTCGAAGGCCGTGATCGTCGCCAACGCCGACGACCCGCTGATTGTCTGGGCGGCGTCCTCCTCCCCCAACGTGGTGTGGGTCGCGGCCGGTCAGGCGTGGAAGGACGACGCCTGGTCCTGCCCGTCCTGCGGCGGTGTGATGCAGCGCCCCGGCGACGACTGGTTCTGCGGCGAGTGCGGTTTCCGCCGCCCCGCGCCGAGCTGGGTGCTGCACGGCGACTACGTCCTGGACCCGCACGGTTCGGCATGGCCGATCCACCTGCAGCTGCCCGGCCGCGCGAACAAGGCGAACGCCACCAGCTCGGCCGCAGTCGCCGCCGTCTTCGGGGTGCCTCCGCAGGTCGCGCTGGAGCGCATGTATCAGGTGCAGGCCGTCGCTGGCCGCTACGACGTGGTCACCTTCCTCGGCCGTGAGCTGCGGCTCCTGCTGGCGAAGAACCCGGCGGGCTGGCTCGAAACGTTTTCCCTCATCGACCCGCCGCCCACGCCGGTGATCCTCTCCGTCAACGCCCGTGGCGCGGACGGCACGGACACCTCGTGGCTGTGGGACGTCGACTACACCCAGCTCGCCGGCCACCCGATCTTCGTGCTCGGTGACCGCAAGCTGGACCTCGCGGTCCGCCTCGAAGTGGCCGGCCTCGACTTCCGGGTCTGCGAGAACCTCGACGAGGCCGTGCAGCAGGCCCCGCCCGGCCGTATCGAGGTCATCGCCAACTACACCGCCTTCCAGGACCTGCGCCGCCGTGTCGGCAACTGA
- a CDS encoding GNAT family N-acetyltransferase, with protein MTEATHLAASTPHIEIVSVSGPELITYADELAALLVETVDGGASVGFLAPLDRGAAAAWWRGRAAAVDAGDQRVWIARDGERVAGTIGLNLTSLPNAGHRAEVTKVMVRPSMRGRGLGRALLAVAEGAAAQAGLTLLVLDTETGSPAERLYRSAGWTECGSIPDYARDPAGALKPTTIYYKAIGTTGQSTSCR; from the coding sequence ATGACCGAAGCCACTCACCTCGCCGCATCCACTCCTCACATCGAAATCGTCTCCGTCTCCGGACCCGAGCTGATCACGTACGCCGACGAGCTGGCCGCTCTCCTGGTGGAGACCGTGGACGGCGGTGCCTCGGTGGGGTTCCTGGCGCCGCTCGACCGCGGTGCGGCCGCCGCCTGGTGGCGGGGGCGCGCCGCCGCGGTCGACGCGGGCGACCAGCGCGTCTGGATCGCCCGGGACGGCGAGCGGGTGGCGGGAACCATCGGCCTGAACCTGACCTCGTTGCCGAACGCCGGTCATCGCGCCGAAGTCACCAAGGTGATGGTGCGCCCATCGATGCGGGGCCGGGGGCTCGGACGCGCGCTGCTCGCCGTCGCCGAGGGCGCGGCCGCCCAGGCCGGTCTGACACTGCTGGTCCTGGACACCGAGACCGGCAGCCCCGCCGAACGGCTCTACCGCTCGGCGGGCTGGACGGAGTGCGGATCCATTCCGGACTACGCCCGCGACCCGGCCGGGGCCCTGAAGCCGACCACGATCTACTACAAGGCGATCGGGACAACCGGGCAATCGACTTCGTGCCGATGA
- a CDS encoding acyl-CoA dehydrogenase family protein, with product MAEFTLELNDDQKQVRDWLHGFAADVIRPAAAEWDEREETPWPVIQEAAKVGIYSLDFYAQQFFDPTGLGIPMAMEELFWGDAGIALSIVGTGLAAVGVLANGTEEQIGTWIPQMYGDANDVKVAAFCSSEPDAGSDVGSMRTRAVYDQAKDEWVLNGTKTWATNGGIANVHVVVAVVDAELGSKGHASFIVPPDTPGLSQGQKFKKHGIRASHTAEVVLEDVRVPGHCLLGGKEKLDQRLARARERAQSGGERVKNAAMATFEASRPAVGAMAVGTARAAYEVALDYAKTRTQFGRPIIDNQGIAFQLADMRTQIDAARLLVWRASWMATTGKPFESAEGSMSKLYASETAKKVTAQAIQILGGNGFTREYPVERMHRDAAIYTIFEGTSEIQRLVIARTLSGMPIR from the coding sequence ATGGCCGAGTTCACGCTCGAGCTCAACGACGACCAGAAGCAGGTCCGTGACTGGCTTCACGGTTTTGCCGCGGATGTGATCCGCCCGGCCGCTGCGGAGTGGGACGAGCGTGAGGAGACGCCCTGGCCCGTCATCCAGGAGGCGGCCAAGGTCGGCATCTACTCCCTCGACTTCTACGCCCAGCAGTTCTTCGACCCGACGGGGCTCGGCATCCCGATGGCGATGGAGGAGCTGTTCTGGGGCGACGCGGGCATCGCCCTGTCGATCGTCGGTACGGGCTTGGCGGCCGTCGGCGTCCTCGCCAACGGCACCGAGGAACAGATCGGCACCTGGATCCCGCAGATGTACGGCGACGCGAACGATGTGAAGGTCGCCGCCTTCTGTTCGTCCGAGCCGGACGCGGGCTCGGACGTCGGCTCCATGCGGACCCGCGCGGTGTACGACCAGGCCAAGGACGAGTGGGTGCTGAACGGCACCAAGACCTGGGCGACCAACGGCGGCATCGCCAATGTCCATGTCGTCGTCGCCGTGGTCGACGCGGAGCTCGGTTCCAAGGGCCACGCCTCCTTCATCGTGCCGCCGGACACCCCCGGCCTCTCGCAGGGCCAGAAGTTCAAGAAGCACGGCATCCGGGCCTCGCACACGGCGGAGGTCGTTCTGGAGGACGTCCGGGTCCCCGGGCACTGCCTGCTCGGCGGCAAGGAGAAGCTGGACCAGCGCCTGGCGCGGGCCCGTGAGCGCGCGCAGTCCGGCGGCGAGCGTGTGAAGAACGCGGCGATGGCCACGTTCGAGGCGTCCCGCCCGGCGGTCGGCGCGATGGCGGTCGGCACCGCCCGGGCGGCGTACGAGGTCGCGCTCGACTACGCCAAGACCCGTACCCAGTTCGGCCGGCCGATCATCGACAACCAGGGCATCGCGTTCCAGCTCGCGGACATGCGTACGCAGATCGACGCGGCCCGGCTGCTGGTCTGGCGCGCCTCCTGGATGGCGACCACGGGCAAGCCGTTCGAGTCCGCCGAGGGCTCGATGTCCAAGCTGTACGCGAGTGAGACGGCGAAGAAGGTCACCGCGCAGGCGATCCAGATCCTCGGTGGCAACGGCTTCACCCGCGAGTACCCGGTGGAGCGGATGCACCGGGACGCGGCGATCTACACCATTTTCGAGGGCACGAGCGAGATCCAGCGCCTGGTGATCGCGCGCACGCTGTCGGGCATGCCGATTCGCTAG
- a CDS encoding glutathione peroxidase — MTLYDIPLHTLTGEPTTLGAYRGQAVLLVNVASRCGLTPQYAGLERLQKTYGDRGFTVLGVPCNQFAGQEPGSAEEIQTFCSTTYGISFPLLAKVDVNGDGRHPLYAELTQLADADGEAGDIQWNFEKFLISPAGEPVARIRPRTEPEAPELVTAIEALLPA; from the coding sequence ATGACGCTGTACGACATTCCCCTCCACACACTGACCGGCGAGCCGACCACCCTTGGCGCGTACCGCGGCCAGGCGGTCCTGCTGGTGAACGTGGCCTCCCGGTGCGGGCTCACCCCGCAGTACGCAGGCCTGGAGCGGCTTCAGAAGACGTACGGGGACCGCGGCTTCACCGTGCTCGGTGTGCCGTGCAACCAGTTCGCGGGCCAGGAGCCGGGGAGCGCGGAGGAGATCCAGACGTTCTGCTCGACGACGTACGGGATCAGCTTCCCGCTGCTGGCGAAGGTCGACGTTAACGGTGACGGGCGGCACCCGCTGTACGCGGAACTGACGCAGCTCGCGGACGCGGACGGCGAAGCGGGCGACATCCAGTGGAACTTCGAGAAGTTCCTGATCTCCCCGGCCGGCGAGCCGGTGGCCCGCATCCGCCCCCGCACGGAGCCGGAGGCCCCGGAGCTCGTGACGGCGATCGAGGCCCTGCTCCCCGCCTGA
- the def gene encoding peptide deformylase, giving the protein MRNRPIPGSSGLVRAMTLLGDPVLHGACEEVTDFGPSLARLVEDMFATMYAAQGVGLAANQIGVPLRVFVYDCPDDEDVRHLGHLVNPKLVEVDGITVRGPEGCLSLPGLEAATPRFDHAVVEGVNVEGEPVRVDGTGWFARCLQHECDHLEGSVYTDRLTGLRRARVLRAARRAPWGRTD; this is encoded by the coding sequence ATGCGAAACCGCCCGATCCCCGGCAGTTCCGGACTCGTCCGTGCCATGACCCTGCTCGGCGACCCGGTGCTCCACGGTGCCTGCGAGGAGGTCACCGACTTCGGGCCCTCGCTCGCCCGGCTGGTCGAGGACATGTTCGCCACGATGTACGCGGCGCAGGGGGTCGGGCTCGCCGCCAACCAGATCGGCGTCCCGCTGCGGGTGTTCGTCTACGACTGTCCGGACGACGAAGACGTCCGTCACCTCGGGCATCTCGTCAACCCGAAACTTGTCGAGGTGGACGGCATCACCGTACGCGGACCGGAGGGCTGTCTCTCGCTGCCCGGCCTGGAGGCCGCCACCCCGCGGTTCGACCATGCGGTGGTCGAGGGCGTGAACGTCGAGGGGGAGCCGGTACGGGTCGACGGCACCGGCTGGTTCGCCCGCTGTCTGCAGCACGAATGCGACCACCTCGAAGGCTCCGTCTACACGGACCGGCTGACCGGGCTGCGCCGGGCGAGGGTGCTGCGCGCGGCCCGCCGGGCGCCGTGGGGGCGTACCGACTGA
- a CDS encoding MFS transporter encodes MAPALDPRRWQALAVCLVAGFMTLLDVSIVNVALPSIRNDLRSPESDLQWVLSGYSLAFGLLLIPAGRLGDARGRREVFLAGLAVFTLASVACGAAPSSFWLVVARVVQGLGGALISPQISALIQQMFSGQERGRAFGMFSTVVAVSTAVGPLLGGLLIQAAGREGGWRWVFFVNLPLGLVCFLLARRLLPDTPAAGRVRPRDLDPVGVLLLGAGVLALLLPFIQAQQWPGDGKWLLVAVAVVLLGVFACWEARCGGRGTVPVLDMSLFRMHSYWLGCLLSLLYFAGFTSIFFISTLYLQAGLHCTALEAGLAITPFALGAAAAAGPGGRMVSRYGRPLVAVGLSMVVVGLGATVFAVHLVPGSGVAWAMAAPLLLAGVGSGLVIAPNLTLTLSQVPVVGGGSAAGTLQTGQRVGSAIGIAAVGSVFFARLPSAGWRTAFDSGLIVSAAFVLGALVLAVTDVGISRRNTRRAHGLSGPGPSDWKGDHDEPPHRQ; translated from the coding sequence ATGGCCCCGGCGCTCGACCCCCGCCGCTGGCAGGCACTTGCCGTGTGCCTGGTGGCGGGCTTCATGACGCTGTTGGACGTGTCCATCGTCAACGTCGCCCTGCCGTCGATCCGTAACGACCTGCGGAGTCCGGAATCCGATCTGCAGTGGGTCCTGTCCGGCTACTCCCTCGCCTTCGGGCTCCTCCTCATCCCCGCCGGGCGGCTGGGCGACGCCCGAGGGCGCCGTGAGGTGTTCCTCGCGGGGCTGGCCGTGTTCACGCTGGCTTCGGTGGCCTGCGGAGCCGCCCCGTCCAGCTTCTGGCTGGTGGTCGCCCGGGTGGTTCAGGGCCTCGGCGGAGCCTTGATCTCGCCGCAGATCTCCGCGTTGATCCAGCAGATGTTCTCCGGCCAGGAGCGGGGCCGCGCCTTCGGCATGTTCAGCACGGTGGTCGCTGTCTCGACCGCCGTCGGCCCCCTGCTGGGCGGGCTGCTGATCCAGGCGGCGGGACGGGAGGGGGGCTGGCGTTGGGTGTTCTTCGTCAACCTGCCGCTCGGCCTCGTCTGCTTCCTGCTCGCCCGGCGCCTCCTCCCGGACACACCGGCAGCGGGCCGCGTACGGCCGAGGGACCTCGATCCCGTCGGCGTACTCCTCCTCGGTGCGGGCGTGCTGGCCCTGCTGCTGCCCTTCATCCAGGCACAGCAGTGGCCCGGCGACGGGAAGTGGCTGCTGGTGGCCGTGGCCGTGGTGCTGCTCGGCGTCTTCGCCTGCTGGGAGGCCCGGTGCGGCGGGCGTGGAACCGTGCCCGTCCTGGACATGTCGCTGTTCCGGATGCACTCCTACTGGCTGGGCTGTCTGCTGAGCCTGCTGTACTTCGCCGGATTCACCTCGATCTTCTTCATCAGCACTCTCTACCTTCAGGCAGGACTGCACTGCACCGCCCTCGAGGCCGGACTGGCCATCACACCGTTCGCTCTGGGGGCGGCGGCCGCCGCCGGACCAGGTGGCCGGATGGTAAGCCGCTACGGGCGACCGCTGGTCGCCGTGGGGCTGTCCATGGTGGTCGTCGGACTCGGCGCCACCGTGTTCGCCGTGCACTTGGTCCCGGGCAGCGGCGTCGCCTGGGCGATGGCCGCACCGCTGCTCCTGGCGGGTGTGGGCAGCGGCCTGGTCATCGCCCCGAACCTGACCCTGACCCTGTCCCAGGTGCCGGTGGTCGGCGGCGGGAGCGCCGCGGGCACGCTCCAGACCGGCCAGCGCGTCGGCTCGGCGATCGGGATCGCCGCGGTCGGCTCGGTCTTCTTCGCGCGGCTGCCCTCCGCCGGCTGGAGGACCGCGTTCGACAGCGGGCTCATCGTCTCCGCCGCCTTCGTGCTGGGCGCTCTCGTCCTGGCGGTGACCGATGTGGGGATCTCCCGGCGGAACACGAGACGTGCCCACGGCCTGTCCGGCCCCGGCCCGTCCGACTGGAAGGGAGACCACGATGAGCCCCCCCACCGGCAGTGA
- a CDS encoding cytochrome c oxidase assembly protein, whose product MDHSGHGMNMDLPPFTLGRGLPFSADPFFLIGCVLALGLYGYGVLRLRRRGDSWPVGRMVFFVIGVLTIALVMCTRLNDYGMVMFSVHMVQHMVISMLSPILLLLGAPVTLALRALPVAGRGRKGPRELLLMLLHSPYMKIITHPVFTIPLFIASLYALYFTPLFDFLMGSKTGHLAMMVHFLAVGLVFFWPIMGVDPGPHRPGYVIRMLELFAGMPFHAFFGIALMMATSPMVETYKHPPASLGIDALSDQNWAGGIAWAFSEIPSVLVLIALVFQWYRSEQRTARRADRAADRDGDQELKAYNAYLASLQARGQ is encoded by the coding sequence ATGGATCACAGCGGGCACGGCATGAACATGGATCTGCCGCCGTTCACGCTGGGACGTGGGCTCCCATTCTCCGCGGACCCGTTCTTCCTGATCGGCTGCGTCCTGGCGCTCGGCCTGTACGGGTACGGCGTGCTGCGGCTGCGCAGACGCGGCGACAGCTGGCCGGTCGGCCGGATGGTCTTCTTCGTCATCGGCGTGCTGACCATCGCCCTGGTCATGTGCACCAGGCTCAACGACTACGGCATGGTCATGTTCAGCGTGCACATGGTGCAGCACATGGTGATCAGCATGCTGTCGCCGATCCTGTTGCTGCTGGGCGCCCCGGTGACACTGGCGCTGCGTGCGCTGCCCGTCGCGGGCCGCGGCCGGAAGGGCCCGCGCGAGCTGCTGCTCATGCTGCTGCACAGCCCGTACATGAAGATCATCACGCATCCGGTGTTCACCATCCCGCTCTTCATCGCCAGCCTGTACGCGCTCTACTTCACCCCGCTGTTCGACTTCCTGATGGGTTCGAAGACCGGGCACCTCGCGATGATGGTGCACTTCCTCGCGGTCGGCCTGGTCTTCTTCTGGCCGATCATGGGCGTCGACCCGGGGCCGCACCGGCCCGGCTATGTGATACGGATGCTGGAGCTGTTCGCGGGAATGCCGTTCCACGCGTTCTTCGGCATCGCGCTGATGATGGCGACCTCGCCGATGGTGGAGACGTACAAGCATCCGCCGGCCTCGCTCGGCATCGACGCGCTGAGCGACCAGAACTGGGCGGGCGGCATCGCCTGGGCGTTCAGTGAGATCCCTTCGGTGCTGGTGCTGATCGCGCTGGTCTTCCAGTGGTACCGGTCCGAACAGCGGACGGCGAGGCGCGCGGACCGCGCCGCCGACCGGGACGGCGACCAGGAGCTGAAGGCGTACAACGCCTACCTCGCCTCGTTGCAGGCGCGCGGACAGTAG
- a CDS encoding TetR family transcriptional regulator gives METTRQAERQRTAAEQRRRELLEAADRVVLRDGPKASMNAIAAEAGITKPILYRHFGDKGGLYRALAKRHTDALLSALRAALDAPAERRQRVEATLDTYLAAIEARPQVYRFLMHPSDDAAPSPEQGFDVGRHSAPLLRRLGEELALVIAERVDLGPDSQEMARIWGHGIVGMMHAAGDWWLSERPCSRAQLVRSLADLLWGRLAAVGDRPGGPGF, from the coding sequence ATGGAGACCACACGACAGGCCGAGCGACAGCGGACCGCGGCCGAGCAGCGCCGCAGGGAGCTGCTGGAGGCCGCAGACCGCGTGGTGCTCAGGGACGGGCCCAAGGCGTCGATGAACGCCATCGCGGCCGAGGCCGGGATCACCAAACCCATCCTGTACCGGCACTTCGGCGACAAGGGCGGCCTCTACCGCGCGCTCGCCAAACGCCACACCGACGCCTTGCTGAGCGCACTGCGGGCGGCGCTCGACGCCCCCGCCGAACGCCGCCAGCGGGTCGAGGCGACGCTCGACACGTATCTCGCGGCAATCGAGGCCCGCCCGCAGGTCTACCGCTTCCTGATGCACCCGTCCGACGACGCGGCGCCCTCCCCCGAGCAGGGCTTCGACGTCGGGCGGCACTCCGCCCCACTGCTGCGCCGGCTGGGCGAGGAGCTTGCCCTGGTGATCGCCGAGCGGGTGGACCTGGGGCCGGACAGCCAGGAGATGGCCCGCATCTGGGGCCACGGCATCGTCGGCATGATGCACGCCGCAGGCGACTGGTGGCTGAGTGAACGCCCTTGCTCACGCGCCCAGTTGGTGCGCAGCCTGGCCGATCTGCTGTGGGGCAGGCTGGCCGCCGTGGGCGACCGGCCGGGCGGTCCCGGATTCTGA
- a CDS encoding helix-turn-helix domain-containing protein, whose protein sequence is MRESGEVEPTSVDARLAARLGELRTERGWSLDELSRHSGVSRSTLSRLERGELSPTAAQLGRLCTVYERTMSRLLTEVEAEPPQLVRAERQPVWRDEASGFVRRSVSPPHAGLRAEIVEGTLDTGAGVAYEQSPVPGLEQHIWVLEGTVEITVENTVHTVREGDCLRFRLRGPSHFHCPGPGPVRYAVLIVLP, encoded by the coding sequence GTGAGAGAGTCCGGAGAGGTGGAGCCGACGTCCGTCGATGCCCGGCTGGCAGCCCGGCTGGGTGAGCTCCGCACCGAGCGCGGCTGGTCCCTGGACGAGCTGTCCCGGCACAGCGGTGTCAGCCGCTCGACGCTGTCGCGCCTGGAGCGCGGCGAGCTGAGCCCGACCGCCGCCCAGCTCGGGCGGTTGTGCACGGTCTACGAGCGGACGATGTCACGGCTGCTGACGGAGGTGGAGGCGGAGCCCCCGCAGCTGGTGCGCGCCGAGCGGCAGCCGGTGTGGCGGGACGAGGCGTCCGGCTTCGTGCGCCGCTCGGTCTCGCCGCCGCACGCCGGCCTACGTGCCGAGATCGTCGAGGGGACGCTCGACACGGGCGCCGGCGTCGCGTACGAGCAGTCGCCGGTGCCCGGTCTGGAACAGCACATCTGGGTACTGGAGGGAACGGTGGAGATCACCGTCGAGAACACCGTGCACACCGTGCGCGAGGGCGACTGTCTACGGTTCCGGCTGCGCGGCCCTTCGCACTTCCACTGCCCGGGCCCGGGCCCGGTCCGCTATGCCGTGCTGATCGTTCTGCCGTGA
- a CDS encoding type 1 glutamine amidotransferase, with product MSNNGLRLVWVYPDLLSTYGDQGNALVVERRARQRGLDVQRVDVRSDQPIPTSGDIYLIGGGEDRPQRLAAERLRRDGGLSRAASNGAIIFSVCAGYQILGHEFINDLGEREPGLGLLDVVSTRGEGARCVGDVLADIDPQLGLPPLTGFENHQGITHLGPTARPFARVQFGRGNGTGDGTEGAYNDTVFGTYMHGPVMARNPMIADLLLKLALDVNALPPTDDRWYEALRAERIASATQPA from the coding sequence ATGAGCAACAACGGTCTGCGTCTGGTCTGGGTCTACCCCGACCTGCTGAGCACCTACGGCGACCAGGGCAACGCGCTGGTCGTGGAACGCCGGGCCCGGCAGCGCGGTCTCGACGTGCAGCGCGTCGATGTGCGCAGCGACCAGCCGATCCCGACGTCCGGCGACATCTATCTGATCGGGGGCGGTGAGGACCGGCCGCAGCGGCTCGCCGCGGAGCGGCTGCGCCGCGACGGCGGTCTCAGCCGGGCCGCGTCCAACGGCGCGATCATCTTCTCGGTCTGCGCCGGCTACCAGATCCTCGGCCACGAGTTCATCAACGACCTCGGTGAGCGCGAGCCCGGTCTGGGGCTGCTCGACGTGGTCTCCACCCGCGGCGAGGGGGCCCGGTGCGTCGGTGACGTACTGGCCGACATCGACCCGCAGCTGGGCCTGCCGCCGCTGACCGGTTTCGAGAACCACCAGGGCATCACCCATCTGGGCCCGACGGCCCGGCCGTTCGCCCGGGTGCAGTTCGGCCGGGGCAACGGCACGGGTGACGGCACCGAGGGCGCGTACAACGACACGGTCTTCGGTACGTACATGCACGGGCCCGTGATGGCCCGTAACCCGATGATCGCGGACCTGCTGCTGAAGCTGGCCCTCGACGTCAACGCGCTGCCGCCGACGGACGACCGTTGGTACGAGGCGCTGCGCGCCGAGCGCATCGCCTCGGCGACCCAGCCCGCATGA
- a CDS encoding 6-phosphofructokinase — MRIGVLTSGGDCPGLNAVIRSVVHRAVVDHGDEVIGFHDGWKGLLECDYRKLDLDAVGGILARGGTILGSSRVQPAHLRGGVEQAKGHVADLGLDAIIPIGGEGTLKAANLLSEAGLPIVGVPKTIDNDIASTDVTFGFDTAVGVATEALDRLKTTAESHQRVLIVEVMGRHTGWIALHSGMAAGAHAIVVPERPFDMDELTELVGKRFSAGKKFAIVVVAEGAKPRAGSMEFEQGTKDIYGHERFAGVATQLSIELEQRLGKEARPVILGHVQRGGTPTAYDRVLATRFGWHAVEAAHRGEFGMMTALRGTDITMVPLAQAVETLKTVPAERYAEAECVL; from the coding sequence ATGCGAATTGGTGTGCTCACCTCCGGCGGCGACTGCCCCGGCCTCAATGCCGTCATCCGTTCCGTCGTGCACCGCGCGGTGGTCGACCACGGCGACGAGGTCATCGGCTTCCACGACGGGTGGAAGGGCCTCCTCGAGTGCGACTACCGCAAGCTCGACCTCGACGCGGTCGGTGGCATTCTCGCCCGCGGCGGTACGATCCTCGGCTCCTCCCGGGTCCAGCCCGCGCATCTGCGGGGCGGCGTCGAACAGGCCAAGGGCCATGTCGCCGATCTCGGTCTCGACGCGATCATCCCGATCGGTGGCGAGGGCACGCTGAAGGCGGCCAATCTGCTCTCCGAGGCGGGGCTGCCGATCGTCGGCGTACCGAAGACCATCGACAACGACATCGCGTCGACCGATGTGACCTTCGGCTTCGACACCGCGGTGGGTGTCGCCACCGAGGCCCTCGACCGGCTGAAGACCACCGCCGAATCGCACCAGCGGGTGCTGATCGTGGAGGTCATGGGCCGCCACACCGGCTGGATCGCCCTGCACTCGGGCATGGCGGCCGGTGCGCACGCCATCGTCGTGCCGGAGCGCCCCTTCGACATGGACGAGCTGACCGAGCTGGTCGGCAAGCGTTTCTCGGCGGGCAAGAAGTTCGCGATCGTCGTGGTCGCCGAGGGCGCCAAGCCGCGCGCCGGCTCCATGGAGTTCGAGCAGGGCACCAAGGACATCTACGGCCACGAGCGGTTCGCAGGGGTGGCCACCCAGCTCTCCATCGAGCTGGAGCAGCGCCTCGGCAAGGAGGCCCGCCCGGTGATACTCGGCCATGTGCAGCGCGGCGGCACCCCGACCGCGTACGACAGGGTCCTGGCGACCCGCTTCGGCTGGCACGCGGTCGAGGCGGCGCACCGCGGCGAGTTCGGCATGATGACGGCGCTGCGCGGCACGGACATCACGATGGTGCCGCTGGCCCAGGCCGTGGAGACGCTGAAGACGGTGCCGGCCGAGCGGTACGCCGAGGCCGAGTGCGTGCTCTGA